In Salmo salar chromosome ssa15, Ssal_v3.1, whole genome shotgun sequence, one genomic interval encodes:
- the insm1 gene encoding Insulinoma-associated protein 1 (The RefSeq protein has 1 substitution compared to this genomic sequence) — MPRGFLVKRNRKPNPMSYRVRSDEVEQGQQIQAFASFPERADAASLFCESSATAAAPGQDAKPVQFGNPEAVYKALYSPTRPVSKDHEQGYLERHFNLGSPVSAESFPTPATLDPLFSPVDLKIGTSNCNRAGTTTNSNLPAVTGNGTKRPSSDTERKNKPPSKKNKAIKKLHFEDEMTTSPVLGLKIKEAPVDQKPRPQPAPGDKPLGEFVCQLCREAYGDPFALAQHKCSRIVRIEYRCPECDKVFSCPANLASHRRWHKPKPQNNASMSGVQHIKSESDKMCALDKAVSDEIKGRSDRDTPSPGLSESGSVGSEEGLYDCHHCGKKFKRQAYLRKHILSQHATASHNTSSEVHDAYPLSQNEGKPSDKTPSHAPLNLSSSGCHLCPVCGEDFPNRVNQERHIRLLHSSQVYPCKYCPAMFYSSPGLTRHINKCHPSENRQVILLQMPVRPAC; from the coding sequence ATGCCAAGAGGATTTTTAGTGAAAAGGAACAGGAAACCAAACCCTATGTCTTACAGGGTCCGCTCTGATGAGGTGGAACAGGGACAACAAATACAAGCTTTCGCATCCTTCCCTGAGCGCGCAGATGCAGCATCCCTGTTCTGCGAGTCATCAGCCACAGCAGCAGCTCCCGGACAAGATGCTAAACCCGTTCAGTTTGGGAACCCGGAGGCAGTGTACAAGGCTCTCTACAGCCCCACCCGGCCCGTCAGTAAAGACCATGAACAGGGATATTTAGAGAGACATTTCAATCTCGGGTCACCAGTGTCTGCTGAATCCTTTCCCACACCTGCCACTTTAGATCCCCTCTTTTCCCCAGTGGACCTAAAAATCGGTACCAGTAACTGCAACCGGGCCGGGACAACCACGAACTCAAATCTACCCGCTGTCACCGGGAATGGCACCAAAAGGCCTTCAAGCGACACCGAGCGTAAAAACAAGCCTCCATCAAAAAAAAACAAAGCTATCAAGAAACTACATTTCGAAGACGAGATGACCACATCACCCGTGCTTGGGCTCAAAATTAAAGAGGCTCCCGTCGACCAAAAACCCAGACCACAGCCGGCACCAGGTGACAAGCCTCTCGGTGAGTTCGTCTGTCAACTGTGCAGAGAAGCATATGGCGACCCCTTCGCGCTGGCCCAGCATAAGTGTTCCAGGATAGTGAGGGTTGAGTACAGATGCCCTGAATGTGATAAGGTTTTCAGCTGCCCGGCAAACCTAGCCTCCCACAGGCGCTGGCACAAACCAAAACCTCAAAATAACGCGTCAATGTCTGGTGTACAACATATTAAATCAGAGAGCGATAAAATGTGCGCGCTCGACAAGGCTGTGTCTGATGAAATAAAGGGCCGGAGTGATAGAGACACACCCAGCCCCGGGCTGTCAGAGTCGGGATCAGTTGGATCAGAGGAGGGTCTCTATGATTGTCATCACTGTGGGAAAAAGTTTAAACGCCAGGCATACCTAAGAAAGCACATCCTATCTCAACATGCCACAGCTTCCCACAATACCAGCAGTGAGGTCCACGATGCCTATCCCTTATCCCAAAACGAAGGAAAGCCGAGTGACAAAACTCCAAGCCACGCACCATTGAATCTGAGTTCCTCAGGGTGCCACCTGTGCCCTGTTTGTGGAGAGGACTTTCCCAACAGAGTCAACCAGGAGAGGCACATCCGTCTCCTCCACTCCTCGCAGGTCTacccatgcaaatactgccctgcCATGTTCTACAGTTCTCCGGGACTTACACGGCACATCAACAAATGTCATCCCTCAGAAAACAGGCAGGTTATACTCCTTCAGATGCCTGTGCGACCAGCCTGTTAA